The following coding sequences lie in one Daphnia pulex isolate KAP4 chromosome 1, ASM2113471v1 genomic window:
- the LOC124200076 gene encoding uncharacterized protein LOC124200076, protein MALVLQSYSRWFSSTIRLVSRVSRAGKTKRWCSNDGQTPSSQFGHSVILLQDGLNIEELPIAVRRANSQFLQMRMKNHLVVDNDCSTGEAPSDSIFRKCLNLEAVISKLDEFNIEEVTAPVAHQALARMAELGRNMEYRNSGAELDKSFTLDSVLLQLGTTICKTGTTDNLIGSLQLILLPSFPFRVSSLRILLAENCLNRVLDNLCSVVQVCKIIELFSAMSQPEWADKCWVGLIGRQMTESDILRVFQILTRVKESQRAIFHYVERILVSGINQLDERGVLQILSIVADLNLPHRRICTLVSNWMKLNLHTISEDGIAKLLNLYRRLDHSDKYFVQAVERFFKSRQSTSNRLDEDLIIAASDYFRHFQYCPTVVFNVVADGFSRMGHEKLSVRTVEAVLTAFGLLDFHPDNDFAFWSAAEEVIEKRIVEFRPESLLDVLLSCVYLQRYPMNFIPQVYSSNFINRVHSQTEDIIENCRSKLRLLDAAMSFECGQYGSSYFQPKDYHPKTLPRDGRIIRMINQLVTPIQEICGDQFKVLPSTLLRDLPLNHAYMIDILVSPANEMTQCRYGNSRVSGKRNCLAILIHPPEHYAIHSPSKKTFVGIEAMRHRHLLLMGFQPLHLDWHEVISLTNKKETQLLQSYIDSRLFSFLNDCTRF, encoded by the coding sequence ATGGCTTTAGTTCTTCAAAGTTACTCTCGTTGGTTCTCATCAACGATCAGGCTTGTGTCACGAGTGAGTAGGgcaggaaaaacaaaaaggtggtGTAGCAACGATGGCCAAACGCCCAGCTCGCAATTTGGTCACTCGGTGATCTTACTTCAAGACGGTTTAAATATTGAAGAACTCCCTATTGCAGTAAGAAGAGCCAACAGtcaatttttacaaatgagAATGAAGAACCATTTAGTGGTAGACAATGACTGCTCAACGGGTGAAGCACCATCTGATTCAATCttcagaaaatgtttaaatctTGAAGCAGTAATTTCTAAATTGGATGAATTCAACATCGAAGAAGTGACTGCTCCAGTTGCCCATCAAGCCTTAGCCAGAATGGCAGAATTGGGAAGGAACATGGAGTACCGTAATAGTGGTGCAGAGCTAGACAAATCTTTCACTCTGGATTCTGTTCTACTTCAGCTGGGAACCACAATTTGCAAGACTGGAACAACAGATAATTTAATTGGAAGTCTACAATTAATTCTTTTGCCCTCATTCCCTTTCAGAGTTTCCTCACTGAGAATACTTTTGGCTGAAAATTGCCTTAATCGAGTACTTGATAACCTGTGCAGCGTCGTTCAAGTATGTAAAATAATCGAACTTTTCTCGGCTATGTCACAACCAGAGTGGGCCGACAAATGTTGGGTTGGACTAATAGGCCGACAGATGACTGAATCCGACATATTGCGtgtgtttcaaattttaacgCGTGTAAAGGAGAGCCAACGTGCCATTTTCCACTATGTCGAGCGAATACTGGTGTCCGGGATTAATCAATTAGACGAACGAGGAGTTCTACAAATTTTGTCGATTGTTGCTGACCTAAATCTTCCTCACAGACGAATTTGCACACTCGTTTCGAACtggatgaaattgaatttacatACCATATCTGAAGACGGAATAGCCAAGTTGTTGAACCTGTACCGCCGACTGGATCATTCCGATAAATATTTCGTTCAAGCAGTCGAAAGATTCTTCAAATCCAGACAATCAACATCCAACAGACTTGATGAAGACCTGATAATCGCAGCATCGGATTATTTTCGCCATTTTCAATATTGCCCCACAGTAGTTTTCAATGTAGTGGCAGACGGGTTTTCCCGTATGGGTCATGAAAAATTGAGTGTTCGCACAGTTGAAGCTGTTTTGACCGCTTTCGGTTTGCTGGATTTTCATCCCGACAACGATTTTGCATTCTGGTCAGCTGCAGAGGAAGTGattgagaaaagaattgtTGAATTTCGACCGGAATCTCTCTTGGACGTCCTTTTGTCGTGTGTCTATCTTCAACGTTATCCAATGAACTTCATACCCCAAGTTTACTCTTCAAACTTCATCAATCGGGTGCACAGTCAAACGGAAGATATCATCGAGAATTGTCGCTCCAAGTTGAGATTACTAGATGCTGCCATGAGTTTCGAATGCGGCCAGTACGGTTCATCCTACTTTCAACCCAAGGACTACCACCCTAAAACGCTGCCGCGTGACGGTCGTATCATTCGGATGATCAATCAATTAGTCACCCCAATTCAAGAAATTTGCGGAGATCAATTCAAAGTCTTGCCTTCCACCTTGTTAAGAGACCTCCCACTTAACCATGCGTACATGATTGATATTCTTGTTTCGCCAGCAAATGAAATGACTCAATGCCGTTACGGGAACAGCCGTGTCTCCGGAAAACGAAATTGCTTGGCGATCCTTATTCATCCACCAGAACACTATGCAATTCATTCGCcttcaaagaaaacatttgtgGGCATCGAAGCTATGAGACATCGTCATCTGTTATTAATGGGATTTCAACCACTTCATCTTGATTGGCATGAAGTTATCTCGTTGAcgaacaagaaagaaacacaGTTGCTCCAGTCGTATATTGATAGTCgtctattttcctttttgaatgaCTGTACTCGCTTTTAA
- the LOC124200180 gene encoding uncharacterized protein LOC124200180, whose product MAETTEKNSTSVFLWKAAISTVDVHPAITANLLLRCKKAVNLTNVGVKFRKVSKSNICQSCGNPWSMGKYKLELKKTFKTGKIQKVLMKSKNSKKISPFNKHILERYSENKSNLLIKCGSCFKQTAFPTPLPPKEVKSVKRIPLPSDNQETKKCKKKKSAAVSNQNNPSKQQEKLQKSKSPNKPTKVTKPGKKQQFSRNQLKNISKTISNNASVKGSLQSFLSSVK is encoded by the exons ATGGCTGAGACAACTGAGAAAAATTCAACTTCAGTTTTCTTGTGGAAGGCGGCTATCAGTACTGTTGACGTTCATCCAGCCATAACAGCCAACCTTTT GCTAAGATGCAAAAAAGCTGTGAACCTCACAAATGTTGGTGTAAAATTTAGAAAGGTCAGTAAATCCAACATATGTCAGAGTTGTGGTAATCCATGGAGTATGGGGAAGTACAAATTGGAAttaaagaaaactttcaaaacaggaaaaattcaGAAAGTCTTAATGAAGTCAAAAAATTCTAAGAAAATAAGCCCTTTTAACAAACACATTCTTGAGCGTTACTCTGAAAATAAGTCCAACCTACTTATTAAATGTGGTAGCTGTTTCAAACAGACCGCCTTCCCAACACCTCTCCCTCCAAAGGAAGTCAAGTCAGTCAAACGAATTCCTCTTCCATCGGACAATCaggaaacaaagaaatgtaaaaagaaaaaatctgcTGCTGTTAGCAATCAAAACAACCCCAGTAAACAACAGGAAAAGCTGCAAAAAAGCAAATCCCCTAATAAACCAACCAAGGTGACAAAACCAGGGAAAAAACAGCAATTTTCTCGAAATCAACTGAAGAACATATCCAAAACTATTAGTAACAATGCCTCTGTGAAAGGTTCTTTACAATCTTTTCTCAGTTCAGTgaagtga
- the LOC124200094 gene encoding xaa-Pro dipeptidase-like isoform X1: MIRGVSTGICCITGSLGIPNKVFNFLVSRSKVYLTRHDTQVRLLFSRGQLKRSAVVDRFPTKSLVDHQQRYFRNFERNQSSLSKMSRYFSQGEGTLQVPMDLFAVNRDRLCKSLRQLPKLQKNSVVVLQGGQGIPRYCTDVEYVFRQESFFHWAFGVIEPDFFGAIEVESGTSHLFIPKYPEAYAVWMGKIFNCDHYKQKYGVDHVHYVDEMAVILENAKAEIVLTVKGMNTDSNLCTREAVFEGMSKFKIDNELLHPVIVECRVIKTSMELDVLRYANKVSSAAHIAVMKAVRPGMKEYQCESVFLHHSYFHGGCRHVSYTCICGSGENGSVLHYGHAGAPNDKLIREGDMCLFDMGAEYYCFASDITCSFPANGKFTDRQKGIYNAVLEASRAVIAHIKPGVSWIDMHLLANRVMLKHLKEHGLLQGDVDDMMKANLAATFQPHGLGHFMGLDVHDVGGYLEGHPARPEKAGLKSLRTARVLQPGMVLTVEPGCYFIDRLLDQALEDPELSKFLIKEAVAEHRGFGGVRIEDDIVVTETGVEVMTEVPRSIEEIEATMSVKC, from the exons ATGATTAGGGGCGTTTCAACTGGTATCTGTTGTATTACTGGTAGTCTTGGTATCCCAAACAAGGTATTCAACTTTCTTGTATCTCGGTCGAAAGTTTATTTAACTCGTCACGATACCCAAGTGCGACTGCTTTTCTCAAGGGGACAACTCAAACGATCGGCTGTCGTTGACAGATTCCCCACCAAATCACTTGTAGATCACCAGCAACGTTATTTCAGAaactttgaaagaaatcaatcaagTCTGTCGAAAATGAGTCGCTACTTCTCACAAGGAGAGGGTACTTTGCAAGTCCCTATGGATCTTTTTGCTGTGAATAGAGATCGCCTTTGCAAAAGTTTGAGACAACTGCCTAAACTACAAAAGAACAGTGTTGTAGTATTGCAGGGTGGTCAAGGAATTCCTCGCTATTGCACTGATGTTGAATATGTCTTCCGTCAG GAGTCTTTCTTTCATTGGGCCTTTGGTGTCATAGAGCCTGATTTTTTTGGTGCCATTGAAGTAGAGTCTGGAACATCTCATCTCTTCATTCCAAAATATCCAGAGGCTTATGCTGTCTGGATGGGCAAGATTTTTAATTGTGATCATTACAAGCAAAAGTATGGAGTTGACCATGTTCATTATGTTGATGAG atggCAGTGATATTGGAAAATGCCAAAGCAGAAATAGTTCTCACAGTA AAAGGCATGAACACGGACAGTAATCTTTGTACCCGCGAAGCCGTGTTTGAAGGAATGAGCAA ATTCAAAATTGATAACGAGTTGCTTCACCCTGTCATCGTCGAATG tCGCGTAATCAAAACTTCGATGGAGTTGGACGTTCTTCGCTACGCCAATAAGGTTTCTTCTGCCGCCCACATTGCTGTGATGAAGGCTGTTCGGCCAG gCATGAAAGAATATCAGTGTGAATCAGTCTTTCTTCACCACTCTTATTTCca TGGTGGATGCCGTCATGTTTCTTATACCTGCATATGCGGATCTGGAGAGAACGGAAGTGTACTTCATTACGGTCACGCTGGAGCGCCCAATGATAAGTTGATTCGTGAAGGCGACATGTG TCTATTTGATATGGGGGCGGAGTATTATTGTTTCGCTTCCGATATTACTTGTTCCTTCCCGGCCAATGGCAAGTTTACCGACCGCCAAAAGGGAATCTACAATGCCGTATTGGAAGCTAGTCGGGCCGTTATTGCTCACATTAAACCAG GCGTCAGTTGGATTGATATGCATTTGCTGGCGAATAGGGTGATGCTGAAGCATTTGAAAGAGCACGGTTTACTCCAAGGAGATGTTGACGACATGATGAAG gCAAACTTGGCGGCTACGTTTCAGCCCCATGGTCTAGGTCATTTTATGGGCCTTGATGTTCACGATGTTGGTGGATATCTTGAGGGCCATCCTGCTCGTCCAGAGAAAGCTGGCCTGAAAAGTTTAAGAACAGCTCGTGTTCTCCAACCAGGAATGGTATTGACTGTTGAACCAGGATGTTATTTCATAGACCGATTGTTGGATCAAGCTCTGGAAGATCCCGAACTTTCTAAATTCTTGATTAAAGAAGCCGTAGCAGAACACAGGGGATTCGGTGGAGTTCGTATTGAAGACGATATTGTCGTCACAGAGACGGGAGTCGAAGTAATGACTGAAGTCCCTAGAAG TATTGAGGAAATTGAAGCTACCATGTCCGTAAAATGTTAA
- the LOC124200094 gene encoding xaa-Pro dipeptidase-like isoform X2 has protein sequence MSRYFSQGEGTLQVPMDLFAVNRDRLCKSLRQLPKLQKNSVVVLQGGQGIPRYCTDVEYVFRQESFFHWAFGVIEPDFFGAIEVESGTSHLFIPKYPEAYAVWMGKIFNCDHYKQKYGVDHVHYVDEMAVILENAKAEIVLTVKGMNTDSNLCTREAVFEGMSKFKIDNELLHPVIVECRVIKTSMELDVLRYANKVSSAAHIAVMKAVRPGMKEYQCESVFLHHSYFHGGCRHVSYTCICGSGENGSVLHYGHAGAPNDKLIREGDMCLFDMGAEYYCFASDITCSFPANGKFTDRQKGIYNAVLEASRAVIAHIKPGVSWIDMHLLANRVMLKHLKEHGLLQGDVDDMMKANLAATFQPHGLGHFMGLDVHDVGGYLEGHPARPEKAGLKSLRTARVLQPGMVLTVEPGCYFIDRLLDQALEDPELSKFLIKEAVAEHRGFGGVRIEDDIVVTETGVEVMTEVPRSIEEIEATMSVKC, from the exons ATGAGTCGCTACTTCTCACAAGGAGAGGGTACTTTGCAAGTCCCTATGGATCTTTTTGCTGTGAATAGAGATCGCCTTTGCAAAAGTTTGAGACAACTGCCTAAACTACAAAAGAACAGTGTTGTAGTATTGCAGGGTGGTCAAGGAATTCCTCGCTATTGCACTGATGTTGAATATGTCTTCCGTCAG GAGTCTTTCTTTCATTGGGCCTTTGGTGTCATAGAGCCTGATTTTTTTGGTGCCATTGAAGTAGAGTCTGGAACATCTCATCTCTTCATTCCAAAATATCCAGAGGCTTATGCTGTCTGGATGGGCAAGATTTTTAATTGTGATCATTACAAGCAAAAGTATGGAGTTGACCATGTTCATTATGTTGATGAG atggCAGTGATATTGGAAAATGCCAAAGCAGAAATAGTTCTCACAGTA AAAGGCATGAACACGGACAGTAATCTTTGTACCCGCGAAGCCGTGTTTGAAGGAATGAGCAA ATTCAAAATTGATAACGAGTTGCTTCACCCTGTCATCGTCGAATG tCGCGTAATCAAAACTTCGATGGAGTTGGACGTTCTTCGCTACGCCAATAAGGTTTCTTCTGCCGCCCACATTGCTGTGATGAAGGCTGTTCGGCCAG gCATGAAAGAATATCAGTGTGAATCAGTCTTTCTTCACCACTCTTATTTCca TGGTGGATGCCGTCATGTTTCTTATACCTGCATATGCGGATCTGGAGAGAACGGAAGTGTACTTCATTACGGTCACGCTGGAGCGCCCAATGATAAGTTGATTCGTGAAGGCGACATGTG TCTATTTGATATGGGGGCGGAGTATTATTGTTTCGCTTCCGATATTACTTGTTCCTTCCCGGCCAATGGCAAGTTTACCGACCGCCAAAAGGGAATCTACAATGCCGTATTGGAAGCTAGTCGGGCCGTTATTGCTCACATTAAACCAG GCGTCAGTTGGATTGATATGCATTTGCTGGCGAATAGGGTGATGCTGAAGCATTTGAAAGAGCACGGTTTACTCCAAGGAGATGTTGACGACATGATGAAG gCAAACTTGGCGGCTACGTTTCAGCCCCATGGTCTAGGTCATTTTATGGGCCTTGATGTTCACGATGTTGGTGGATATCTTGAGGGCCATCCTGCTCGTCCAGAGAAAGCTGGCCTGAAAAGTTTAAGAACAGCTCGTGTTCTCCAACCAGGAATGGTATTGACTGTTGAACCAGGATGTTATTTCATAGACCGATTGTTGGATCAAGCTCTGGAAGATCCCGAACTTTCTAAATTCTTGATTAAAGAAGCCGTAGCAGAACACAGGGGATTCGGTGGAGTTCGTATTGAAGACGATATTGTCGTCACAGAGACGGGAGTCGAAGTAATGACTGAAGTCCCTAGAAG TATTGAGGAAATTGAAGCTACCATGTCCGTAAAATGTTAA